The following are encoded together in the Bos javanicus breed banteng chromosome X, ARS-OSU_banteng_1.0, whole genome shotgun sequence genome:
- the LOC133243268 gene encoding uncharacterized protein C1orf21-like, translating to MRCASTKHVATVQNEEEAQKGKNYQNGDVFGDEYRIKPVEEVKYMKNGAEEEQKIAARNQENLGKSASSNVRLKTNKEISGLVHQPRANMHISESQQEFFRMLDEKIEKGRDYCSEEEGIT from the coding sequence ATGCGCTGTGCCTCCACCAAGCATGTTGCCACTGTTCAAAACGAAGAGGAAgcccagaaagggaagaactaccAGAATGGAGATGTGTTTGGCGATGAGTATAGGATCAAACCGGTGGAAGAGgtcaaatacatgaaaaatggGGCAGAAGAGGAGCAGAAAATAGCAGCCAGGAACCAAGAAAACTTGGGAAAAAGTGCCAGTTCAAATGTAAGACTTAAAACTAATAAAGAGATTTCAGGATTAGTTCATCAACCCAGAGCAAACATGCACATTTCTGAAAGCCAACAAGAATTCTTCAGAATGCTGgatgaaaaaattgaaaagggTCGAGATTACTGTTCAGAAGAAGAAGGTATCACATAG
- the ZNF81 gene encoding zinc finger protein 81 isoform X1: MPGNRSAAGPSPTLSTGGCDNSCEVSVSFEDVTVDFSREEWQHLDSAQRRLYQDVMLENYSHLLSLGYEVPKPEVIFKLEQGEEPWALKEKTLHHSCSDGKFGIKTLQKRISGKVSFHGEMEGEDAKDDSLYSILEVLWQDAEQIKSYQEKQNKPLSHAAFINKKILNTEWDYEYKNSGKFIHPGPNCIPSQKRPHKRNSFGKNLKHNLDVHIHSESNATNNFDKIIGHSQVFTQSSSYTKHENTHTGVKFCDSNQCGKVFSFKQALSHNLKFPVGEKANMCTELGKIFTQRSQLFAPQRIHTMDKPHELRKCVNVFTQKPLLSIYLRVHRDEKLYICSECGKAFIQNSELILHEKIHTREKPYKCHECGKSFFQVSSLLRHQTTHTGEKLYECSECGKGFSLNSALNVHQKIHTGERHHKCSECGKAFTQKSTLRMHQRIHSGERSYICTECGQAFIQKAHLIAHQRIHTGEKPYECSDCAKSFPSKSQLQMHKRIHTGEKPYICTDCGKAFTNRSNLNTHQKSHTGEKSYICAECGKAFTDRSNFNKHQTIHTGEKPYVCADCGRAFIQKSELLTHQRIHTTDKPYKCSDCEKSFSKKPHLKVHQRIHTGEKPYICAECGKAFTDRSNFNKHQTIHTGDKPYKCSDCGKGFTQKSVLSMHRNIHT, from the exons GGTATGAAGTTCCCAAACCAGAGGTCATATTCAAGTTGGAGCAAGGAGAGGAGCCTTGGGCACTGAAGGAAAAAACCCTACATCACAGCTGCTCAG atgGAAAGTTTGGGATTAAAACCTTACAAAAAAGAATTTCTGGAAAAGTTTCATTTCATGGTGAAATGGAAGGTGAAGATGCAAAAGATGATTCATTGTATTCCATTTTAGAAGTACTGTGGCAAGATGCTGAACAGATAAAAAGCTACCAGGAAAAGCAGAACAAACCTTTGAGTCATGCTGCTTTcatcaataagaaaatattgaATACAGAGTGGGATTATGAATataaaaacagtggaaaatttATTCATCCAGGCCCAAATTGTATTCCTTCACAGAAAAGACCCCATAAACGTAACTCATTTGGAAAGAATTTAAAGCATAATTTAGATGTACATATTCATAGTGAAAGCAATGCAACAAATAACTTTGATAAAATTATTGGACACAGTCAAGTTTTCACCCAGAGCTCTTCTTATACTAAACATGAAAATACACATACTGGAGTGAAATTCTGTGACAGCAATCAGTGTGGAAAAGTCTTCAGCTTCAAACAAGCACTCAGTCACAATCTGAAATTTCCTGTTGGGGAGAAAGCAAATATGTGTACTGAACTTGGGAAGATCTTCACCCAGAGGTCTCAACTCTTTGCACCTCAGAGAATTCATACTATGGATAAACCTCATGAACTTAGGAAATGTGTAAATGTTTTTACACAGAAGCCACTACTCAGTATTTATTTGAGAGTTCATAGAGATGAAAAGCTATATATATGTTCTGAGTGTGGAAAGGCATTCATCCAGAATTCAGAATTAATTCTGCATGAGAAAATTCATACTAGAGAAAAACCCTATAAATGTCATGAATGTGGAAAATCATTTTTCCAAGTGTCATCTCTGCTAAGGCATCAGACAACCCATACTGGAGAAAAACTTTAtgaatgcagtgaatgtgggaaaggcTTCTCCCTAAACTCAGCCCTCAATGTacatcagaaaattcatactggagagagacACCATAAGTGCAGTGAGTGTGGGAAGGCCTTTACCCAAAAATCAACACTCAGAATGCATCAGAGAATTCATTCAGGAGAGAGATCCTACATATGTACTGAATGTGGGCAGGCCTTCATCCAAAAGGCACACTTGATTGCGCATcaaagaattcatactggagagaagccttatgAATGCAGTGACTGTGCGAAATCTTTCCCTTCTAAGTCACAACTCCAGATGCATAAGCGaattcacacaggagagaaaccctacATATGCACTGACTGTGGTAAGGCCTTTACCAACAGATCAAATCTGAATACTCACCAGAAATCTCACACTGGAGAGAAGTCTTATATATGTGCtgaatgtgggaaggccttcaCGGATAGGTCAAATTTCAATAAACACCAGActattcatactggagagaagccctatgTTTGTGCTGATTGTGGCAGGGCCTTCATCCAGAAGTCAGAGTTACTTACACATCAGAGAATCCATACTACAGATAAGCCTTATAAATGTTCTGACTGTGAGAAATCCTTCTCAAAGAAACCACACCTCAAAGTACATCAGCGaattcacacaggagagaaaccatatataTGTGCAGAATGTGGGAAAGCTTTCACAGACAGGTCAAATTTCAATAAACACCAGACAATTCATACTGGAGATAAACCCTATAAATGTAGTGACTGTGGAAAAGGGTTCACTCAGAAATCCGTTCTGAGTATGCATCGCAATATTCATACATGA